The following proteins come from a genomic window of Venturia canescens isolate UGA chromosome 4, ASM1945775v1, whole genome shotgun sequence:
- the LOC122409856 gene encoding facilitated trehalose transporter Tret1-2 homolog produces the protein MTSEQDEQKMTIETVERTVREDSKYYGRQIQSALVPILSTVVTGMTMGYSAILLPQLKVVSFNDTETREKESYVTNSIVTGDSGIIIHSIDEESWIAASAALTMAPGCWFASLLMDKLGRKTSILVISPVVLFGWLTIALGQNFVYLVAGRLLCGLSAGLFGATSPVYIAETTHPRLRGLLITALSFAVTVGILFVHALGTWLDWRLTAFITSVIPIACMGLGVFIPESPNWLLSRGKREDALAAWTLLRGDHSVSQFDELKAIHEPSAREVECDYVEKRSKVGFTLDSKSSMCWTNRFSLRAFFVPLLIVCVMSFTSQFSGINVVTFYCVQMIQEVSGPKHGYVGTLILDVVRVLFSVFACWLTRRYSRRILAMISGFGTCIMLFFLSVCIFNDFGRPWLPIVLLFVYAGTVAVGLGPLPWLLCAELFDDNNRGLGSGLSAGFAFLCFFAVVKTGPQAFNVLTPAGTFALYGMVALLGSLFLYRYLPETKDKTLRDIEKSFTDETSPEDDKSTVTTDL, from the coding sequence ATGACGTCCGAGCAGGACGAACAGAAAATGACCATTGAAACTGTGGAGAGAACTGTGCGCGAGGATTCCAAATATTATGGGAGACAGATCCAAAGTGCTCTGGTGCCAATTTTGTCAACGGTTGTTACAGGAATGACAATGGGATACAGTGCTATATTGTTGCCCCAATTGAAAGTGGTTTCGTTTAACGACACCGAAACTCGTGAGAAGGAAAGCTATGTAACGAATTCAATAGTGACCGGTGATTCGGGTATCATCATTCATTCGATCGACGAAGAATCTTGGATAGCTGCATCAGCAGCTTTGACGATGGCACCCGGTTGCTGGTTTGCGAGTCTCTTGATGGATAAGCTTGGCAGGAAGACTTCTATTCTCGTGATCAGTCCAGTCGTATTGTTTGGATGGTTGACCATCGCTCTGGGCCAAAACTTCGTGTACCTTGTAGCAGGTAGATTGCTGTGCGGCCTTAGTGCTGGTCTTTTTGGTGCTACCAGTCCGGTTTATATCGCTGAAACGACGCATCCGCGTCTTCGGGGTCTACTCATCACGGCTCTAAGTTTCGCTGTGACTGTTGGAATACTATTCGTTCATGCACTTGGCACATGGCTCGATTGGAGATTGACGGCCTTTATTACTTCGGTGATTCCAATCGCCTGCATGGGACTCGGTGTTTTTATTCCTGAAAGTCCTAATTGGCTACTGTCACGAGGTAAACGAGAAGACGCGTTGGCCGCCTGGACTTTGTTGAGGGGAGATCATTCTGTGAGTCAGTTCGACGAGCTCAAAGCCATCCATGAACCTTCAGCGAGAGAAGTAGAATGTGATTACGTAGAAAAACGATCAAAGGTTGGATTCACTCTGGACTCGAAGTCCTCTATGTGCTGGACAAACAGATTTTCATTGAGAGCGTTCTTTGTACCTTTACTTATAGTGTGCGTTATGTCTTTTACTAGTCAATTCTCGGGAATCAACGTGGTTACGTTTTATTGCGTTCAAATGATTCAGGAAGTGTCTGGGCCGAAACACGGTTATGTCGGAACATTGATTCTGGATGTGGTGCGTGTTCTCTTCAGCGTTTTCGCTTGCTGGTTAACGAGACGGTACTCAAGGAGAATATTGGCGATGATATCCGGATTTGGAACTTGCATCATGCTTTTCTTCCTTTCGGTTtgtattttcaacgatttcgggCGACCCTGGCTCCCCATCGTTCTCCTATTCGTCTACGCAGGCACTGTCGCCGTCGGACTTGGACCATTACCGTGGTTACTCTGCGCTGAACTATTCGACGATAACAACCGAGGCTTGGGATCTGGTCTCAGTGCAGGATTCGcctttttatgcttttttgcGGTCGTGAAAACAGGTCCCCAAGCCTTTAACGTACTTACGCCAGCCGGCACGTTCGCGCTTTATGGCATGGTAGCTCTTCTTGGTAGCCTTTTCCTCTATAGATATTTACCGGAGACAAAGGATAAAACACTTCGAGACATAGAGAAGAGTTTCACTGATGAAACCTCTCCGGAGGATGACAAATCCACGGTGACGACGGATCTTTGA